Proteins co-encoded in one Geminocystis sp. M7585_C2015_104 genomic window:
- a CDS encoding GNAT family N-acetyltransferase codes for MNCSHIEFSADKTRIDLQKLQQLYTETAFWAQNRSISDIEIAINNSNPVVSVWDGERLIGCARATSDGIYRAVIWDVVIHPEYQGLGLGRKLVETIISHPLLSRVERIYLMTTYQQKFYEKIGFVKNPTTTMVLYNHQRHPTPNQLIRQSQQTEEIGYSR; via the coding sequence ATGAATTGTAGCCACATCGAATTCTCTGCCGACAAAACCAGGATAGACTTGCAAAAGTTACAACAATTGTACACGGAAACAGCATTCTGGGCTCAAAATCGCAGTATAAGCGACATAGAAATTGCCATCAATAACAGTAACCCAGTGGTTTCCGTGTGGGATGGAGAAAGATTAATAGGTTGTGCTAGGGCCACTTCTGATGGTATATATAGGGCCGTGATATGGGATGTGGTAATTCATCCGGAATATCAGGGGTTGGGGTTAGGGAGGAAACTAGTAGAAACCATCATCAGTCATCCTCTCTTAAGTCGAGTGGAGAGGATTTATTTGATGACAACCTATCAGCAGAAATTCTACGAAAAAATAGGTTTTGTCAAGAATCCTACCACCACTATGGTTTTATATAATCATCAGCGACATCCCACCCCCAACCAATTAATCAGACAGTCGCAGCAGACGGAAGAAATAGGCTATAGCCGATAG
- a CDS encoding HAMP domain-containing histidine kinase: MKEADDLKMELEKTRIAYQEAIENSRWKAGFLARIAHEIRSPLSSLMSLHQLIINDLCEDEQEEKEFIVSAYQYARKLMGIIDQLVEISKLEAGRLSLEIETVNLKELLRDVVEVMNLQAENRNLKLVLTLNEQENLAVKTDRLRITNMLFFLLETVIAYCDTGEIVVTAGKDKGGVEIVISFPPQHFPLCENIDLLTTPIEELKDFNRHPPKLSPGMRFLLADCLLSLLGGRFSLKTSNVNREETIGYSLFLPSAATV; encoded by the coding sequence ATAGAAAACAGTCGCTGGAAGGCAGGTTTTCTGGCTAGGATTGCCCACGAAATTCGCTCGCCTCTTAGCAGTCTGATGAGTCTACACCAGTTGATTATAAATGATTTGTGCGAGGATGAACAAGAGGAAAAAGAGTTTATTGTTTCGGCCTATCAGTATGCCAGAAAACTAATGGGCATAATTGACCAACTGGTGGAGATTTCTAAATTGGAGGCTGGCAGATTAAGTTTGGAAATAGAAACCGTAAATTTAAAAGAGTTATTGAGGGATGTGGTAGAAGTAATGAATTTGCAGGCAGAAAACCGCAATCTGAAACTGGTTTTGACTTTAAATGAACAGGAAAATCTAGCAGTTAAAACCGATAGATTGAGAATAACAAATATGTTGTTTTTCCTCCTAGAAACAGTCATTGCCTATTGCGATACGGGGGAGATTGTGGTGACTGCCGGCAAGGATAAAGGGGGGGTTGAGATTGTTATTTCCTTCCCCCCACAACACTTCCCACTTTGTGAGAATATTGATCTGCTGACTACCCCCATAGAAGAATTAAAAGACTTTAATAGGCATCCCCCAAAACTGTCGCCAGGCATGAGATTTCTACTAGCAGATTGTCTCCTTAGTCTTTTGGGGGGTAGGTTTTCTCTCAAAACCAGCAATGTCAATCGAGAAGAAACTATCGGCTATAGCCTATTTCTTCCGTCTGCTGCGACTGTCTGA